The following are encoded together in the Bactrocera neohumeralis isolate Rockhampton chromosome 6, APGP_CSIRO_Bneo_wtdbg2-racon-allhic-juicebox.fasta_v2, whole genome shotgun sequence genome:
- the LOC126761325 gene encoding charged multivesicular body protein 2b-B yields MFNNLFGKKPTVKEQQRENDKNLRKANRDIERERRKLEEEERKLQQEIKKAAAQGNNDVCRILAKQLVEIRKQKSRTFAATSKITSIGYQNKNIGTNIVLADAMGTTAKTMGDMNKVMRPESIAANLRDFQKANMHMEMTDEMINDTLDDMLNESGDEEESDAIVNKVLDEIGIEISGKMANIPSTGSGDLEKSARSEKDIEAQLAKLRST; encoded by the coding sequence atgtttaacaatttatttggcaaaaaaccAACTGTTAAAGAACAGCAAAGGGAAAATGACAAAAACCTACGAAAAGCCAATCGGGACATAGAGCGTGAGCGCCGAAAACTAGAAGAGGAGGAACGCAAGCTGcagcaagaaataaaaaaggctGCGGCACAAGGCAATAATGATGTATGCCGCATATTGGCGAAACAACTTGTGGAAATAAGGAAACAAAAGTCTCGAACATTTGCAGCTACCAGTAAAATTACATCCATtggttatcaaaataaaaatataggaaCAAATATAGTACTAGCTGATGCAATGGGAACCACTGCCAAAACAATGGGTGATATGAACAAAGTGATGCGGCCGGAAAGTATTGCTGCAAATCTTCGAGATTTCCAAAAAGCAAATATGCATATGGAAATGACAGATGAGATGATAAACGATACGTTAGATGACATGCTGAACGAGTCGGGCGATGAAGAAGAAAGTGATGCCATTGTTAATAAGGTTTTGGATGAAATTGGTATTGAGATATCAGGTAAAATGGCGAACATTCCGTCCACCGGCTCCGGAGATTTGGAAAAAAGtgcacgtagcgaaaaggataTTGAAGCTCAATTGGCTAAATTGCGCTCCACTTAG
- the LOC126761304 gene encoding pentatricopeptide repeat-containing protein 1, mitochondrial — MAIRLLRVGALRQFWYTSNKVSQEFRHNECLKLKYSIYSLFEESKCVRKLHIKTYDKDAGLEEQRQANKEQQTLPDHKPFRNENSSKEDNLNSHLDHFVEKLNDADIFGNNQTSEIKEDAGDVMEDEYTNNPKSRALRTIDYARLIKSHLAEKRLKDAIAVLEVQMLKQDRAKPDAYIYNLLISGCAKAGYTRKAFNLFTKMRQRGLKVKGGTYTSLFNACANAPSTVYGIEQANRLREIMIEKGYEPNVKNYNAMIKAFGRCGDVKTAYLLADELMEKQLPLNVETFNFLLQACASDVEYGFRHCLLTWHKMMQYELKPDYYTFNTVLRCARDCGFGDLNTMEKVLHQICAEREEFLATATSIEKETSLSKEVSSSNALDVNKQSQVIEIRNNAEQLEMPNLLAAQPHLGSLVSLAEVSRPHERFLLLGGLSGFLNLMKECKITPDIETFTTLLEVIPPTYAAEKQLLTYVRKIGLKADIDFFNILIKKRSMRFDYEGAKEVISMIRTAGLEPDIITYGVLALGCQTEVESRELLQQMKENGIRMNIQILGAMLRQGTGNRNFPYVIEILQISLDENIKPNEVFLKHLHNFYDRCARTIDARYPSTKTKSFRRGHEKFCAKLRLYYEEQGIAGLKLEDAIKKIREHPYQQYKDDDSEGVEPLKNQKLSKQQKVRKYIKKIKVENLRDDLQNSLPNEKNAQQRIE; from the exons atggccATTCGTTTGCTCCGTGTTGGAGCTTTGCGTCAGTTCTGGTATACGAGCAATAAGGTGTCGCAGGAATTTCGTCACAATGAGTgccttaaattaaaatacagtaTTTACAGTTTGTTTGAAGAGTCAAAGTGTGTCCGTAAACTGCATATTAAAACATATGATAAAGATGCCGGTTTGGAAGAGCAACGACAAGCTAACAAGGAACAACAGACTCTTCCAGACCATAAGCCATTTCGAAATGAGAATTCGTCGAAAGAAGATAATCTAAATAGTCATTTAGACcattttgtggaaaaattgaaCGACGCTGATATATTTGGTAACAATCAAACATCTGAGATCAAAGAAGATGCTGGAGATGTTATGGAAGATGAATATACAAATAATCCTAAAAGCAGAGCATTGCGAACAATTGATTACGCACGTCTTATAAAATCCCATCTAGCCGAGAAACGACTAAAAGATGCAATTGCGGTACTCGAGGTACAAATGTTAAAGCAAGATCGCGCCAAACctgatgcatacatatataatttactaATAAGCGGATGTGCAAAGGCAGGTTACACGCGtaaagcatttaatttatttactaaaatgcGGCAAAGGGGATTAAAAGTGAAAGGCGGTACGTATACGTCACTTTTTAATGCTTGTGCGAATGCTCCATCTACGGTCTACGGCATTGAACAGGCTAATAGATTACGTGAAATAATGATAGAGAAGGGTTATGAaccaaatgtaaaaaattataatgcaaTGATTAAAGCTTTTGGACGATGTGGTGACGTAAAGACGGCATATTTACTTGCGGATGAGTTAATGGAGAAACAATTGCCTTTgaatgttgaaacatttaatTTCTTGTTGCAAGCCTGCGCAAGCGATGTAGAATATGGATTCCG TCATTGTCTTCTTACTTGGCACAAAATGATGCAGTATGAACTAAAACCCGATTATTACACTTTCAACACTGTTTTACGTTGTGCGAGAGATTGTGGATTTGGTGACTTGAATACTATGGAAAAAGTATTACATCAAATATGTGCAGAACGTGAAGAATTTCTAGCTACGGCTACATCTATAGAAAAAGAGACATCACTCTCTAAAGAAGTATCATCATCTAACGCTCTAGATGTGAATAAGCAATCCCAAGTTATAGAAATTAGAAATAATGCAGAACAGTTAGAAATGCCTAACCTGTTGGCAGCACAACCTCATCTCGGCAGCCTGGTTTCGTTAGCGGAAGTTTCCCGTCCTCATGAACGTTTTTTACTTTTGGGCGGCTTGTCGGGCTTTTTGAATCTTATGAAAGAATGTAAAATTACGCCTGATATTGAAACTTTTACAACATTATTGGAGGTCATACCGCCAACATATGCAGCCGAAAAACAGTTGTTAACATACGTGCGAAAAATTGGTCTAAAAGCAGACATtgacttttttaatattctaataaaaaaacgtTCTATGCGTTTCGACTACGAAGGAGCGAAAGAAGTGATATCAATGATACGGACAGCCGGTTTAGAGCCTGATATTATTACCTATGGTGTGTTAGCGTTAGGATGTCAAACGGAAGTGGAATCCCGAGAATTATTGCAACAGATGAAAGAAAACGGCATACG CATGAACATACAAATTTTGGGTGCAATGTTGCGACAAGGAACTGGTAACAGAAATTTCCCATATGtcattgaaattttacaaataagtttggatgaaaatatcaaaccaaacgaggtttttCTCAAACATCTTCACAATTTTTACGATAGATGTGCGCGCACGATTGATGCAAgg tACCCTTCAACAAAAACGAAGTCATTTAGAAGGGGACACGAAAAATTTTGTGCTAAACTGCGCCTCTACTATGAAGAACAGGGAATTGCTGGCTTGAAATTAGAGGATGCAATCAAAAAAATTCGTGAACATCCATATCAACAGTATAAGGACGATGACTCTGAAGGCGTTGAGCCATTAAAAAATCAGAAGctttcaaaacaacaaaaagttcgaaagtatataaaaaagattaaagTTGAAAACTTACGCGATGATTTACAGAATTCTTTACCCAACGAAAAAAACGCACAACAGCGGATAGAATAG
- the LOC126761323 gene encoding EKC/KEOPS complex subunit TP53RK: protein MEILKQGAEGRLYLGVFKGEKCLVKERFIKHYRHPELDTQITRQRIKAETKAATRCQNAGILAPRILHTDLNERKIYMEYFGEAITAKELIQRVVADHSVETAEKVLKNLCTQVGTIIGKLHSNNIIHGDLTTSNILINPKSENKDFKEYDIVFIDFGLSHYNQGAEDKGVDLYVLERALLSTHSEQPYLFDYLLEAYRKECGKDEGTIVAKFEEVRARGRKRTMIG, encoded by the coding sequence ATGGAGATTTTAAAGCAAGGCGCAGAAGGTCGTCTTTACCTTGGTGTATTTAAAGGGGAAAAGTGTTTAGTAAAAGAGCGTTTCATTAAACATTACCGTCATCCAGAATTGGATACACAGATTACAAGACAACGAATCAAAGCAGAAACAAAAGCGGCTACTCGATGTCAAAACGCTGGAATATTAGCACCACGTATTTTGCATACTGATCTAAATGAACGTAAAATTTATATGGAATATTTTGGAGAAGCCATCACAGCCAAAGAATTAATTCAACGTGTTGTAGCTGATCATTCAGTAGAGACAGcggaaaaagttttgaaaaatctttgcACACAAGTCGGTACAATAATTGGAAAACTtcattcaaataatataatacatggCGACCTTACAACTTCTAACATACTTATCAATCCCAAAAGTGAAAATAAGGATTTTAAAGAGTACGACattgtttttattgattttggatTAAGTCATTACAACCAAGGAGCGGAAGACAAAGGTGTCGATTTGTATGTATTGGAAAGAGCGCTTCTCAGCACACACAGTGAGCAACCATATCTATTTGATTACTTGCTCGAAGCTTACCGCAAAGAATGTGGCAAGGATGAAGGAACTATTGTTGCTAAATTTGAAGAAGTACGGGCGCGCGGACGGAAACGTACTATGATTGGCTAA
- the LOC126761331 gene encoding protein Asterix, with translation MSMQVDPRRKEKVNRYKAPQNQGQAGSSSEDLMPDYMNILGMIFSMCGLMMKLKWCAWFALYCSCISFASSRVSDDAKQVLSSFMLSVSAVVMSYLQNPAPMTPPWAPAP, from the exons atgAGCATGCAAGTGGATCCACGCCGTAAAGAAAAGGTCAACCGCTATAAGGCCCCACAAAACCAAGGTCAAGCGGGAAGTTCCAGCGAAGATCTTATGCCTGACtatatgaatattttgg gcaTGATATTCTCGATGTGTGGACTGATGATGAAGCTTAAATGGTGTGCTTGGTTTGCTCTATATTGTTCTTGTATTAGCTTTGCTAGTTCAAGAGTCAGTGATGACGCAAAACag GTTCTCTCGTCTTTTATGTTATCCGTTAGCGCGGTAGTGATGTCATATTTACAAAATCCTGCACCGATGACACCCCCATGGGCACCTGCTCCATAG
- the LOC126761313 gene encoding ubiquitin thioesterase OTU1 — protein sequence MTGSFSVKIKSKNGQFIVKDLTAKTTIGELKAKVSQLTEVKEPQLHILAGFPPRPLDLSQNAHSISTIGVSSGETLIVEEKPANTAAYCLEDDEALARRLQAEEEEEQLRQVVAEATRTEGANGPQAPVELPSGSSGNFNGILLKKVVPADNSCLFTSIRFVLNGKIDNEGSEMMRHIIAQVVSADPQEFNDAVLGKSNSEYCTWIQKPDSWGGAIEVSILSNYYGIEIDVVDIQNAIINRFGEDKNYGLRVFLLFDGIHYDPLYMETVGGGAPATIFPIEELGVYHQAEQLANEAKSSRQFTNVDKFSLRCLQCDVMLVGQVQAQQHAKSTGHTNFGEI from the exons ATGACTGGCTCGTTTagtgttaaaataaaatcgaaGAACGGCCAATTCATTGTGAAGGACTTGACTGCTAAAACAACGATTGGCGAATTGAAAGCAAAAGTTTCACAATTAACTGAAGTGAAGGAACCACAATTGCACATACTCGCTGGTTTTCCGCCTCGTCCATTAGATTTATCGCAAAATGCACATTCTATATCGACGATAGGAGTTAGCAGTGGTGAAACATTAATTGTCGAAGAGAAACCAGCAAATACAGCCGCTTATTGCTTAGAGGATGATGAAGCCCTTGCGCGTAGATTGCAAGccgaagaagaggaagagcaACTACGTCAAGTAGTTGCTGAAGCTACAAGGACAGAAGGTGCCAATGGTCCACAAGCACCCGTTGAACTTCCAAGTGGTTCCAGCGgaaattttaatggaattttaCTCAAAAAGGTTGTACCGGCAGATAATTCTTGCCTTTTTACGAGCATACGTTTTGTGTTAAATGGCAAAATCGACAATGAAGGCAGTGAAATGATGCGACATATTATTGCTCAAGTTGTATCTGCTGACCCACAAGAATTTAATGACGCTGTTTTGGGCAAGTCAAATTCTGAATATTGCACATGGATACAAAAACCCGATTCGTGGGGAGGTGCAATTGAAGTTTCAATACTCTCCAACTATTATGGCATAGAGATCGATGTTGTAGATATACAAAATGCTATTATTAATCGTTTCGGTGAGGATAAAAATTATGGACTACGAGTCTTTCTACTCTTCGACGGTATACATTACGATCCCTTATACATGGAAACAGTAGGT gGCGGTGCACCTGCAACAATATTTCCAATCGAAGAATTGGGTGTATATCATCAAGCGGAACAGTTAGCTAACGAAGCAAAATCATCAAGACAATTTACCAATGTTGATAAATTTTCTCTGCGTTGCTTGCAGTGCGATGTTATGCTGGTTGGTCAAGTGCAGGCACAGCAACATGCTAAGTCGACCGGTCATACTAATTTTGGGGAAATTTAA
- the LOC126761333 gene encoding uncharacterized protein LOC126761333, with protein sequence MKFLLLAIFVCCALFMAVSAVPVEEAIPEGIEGAHDTIEATDDKSILLKLKLLKKLLFLG encoded by the exons ATGAAATTCCTGCTTTTG GCTATCTTTGTTTGTTGCGCGCTCTTCATGGCTGTTAGCGCCGTGCCCGTAGAGGAGGCCATTCCCGAAGGTATTGAGGGTGCTCACGACACTATCGAAGCCACCGATGATAAGAGCATTCTGTTGAAGTTGAAATTGCTTAAGAAATTGTTGTTCTTGGGTTAA